From the genome of Ooceraea biroi isolate clonal line C1 chromosome 10, Obir_v5.4, whole genome shotgun sequence:
AACCGGTGCAAACAAGGAACAGGCTCCGAACAACAAGGAAGTTACCCTCAAGAAAGAACGGCGAACAACGACCGTACCTGTGCAGCCTGCTATGCCCAAGTAAGTACCGGATATTTATCGGAGAAACGTCTTTGACGGATATCTGGCGACATGTGTAGACGCATTTGCCGTCGTCACGATAATGATTACAATTACCGTCTCGTAGAAAGGAGCAGCGTAAAGCCGAGGAGAAAACTGTCAGTGAACATTCCATCTCGAGCGAACAATCCGTCAACGCCAGCGTGGAAATGGCAATCGGTACAGCGACAACGACACCGGCCGTCTCCCGCGTCGAAGCGCCTGTTCCCATTGCGTCGCTCGTCGGCTCGTCGGCTACGGCACTCGGCACGAGCGTAGCGAGCATGGAAGCACGAGACAACATCGCGATGGAGGCGAAATCGCAACTTGCGCCGGTGACACCCATAAAAAAACCAGCGACCATCGGCGGGAAGCCTGTCGCCGTGGTGAAAACAAACGCCACGCAGAGCCTGCTGCAGTCGAATCAACACAATTTTCCGCATCACCAAATTCAAGTGTCCACGTCCGCTGGATTGCAAACGATTCGTCTGTCTGGACACTCGGTGCTGCAGTCCGCGCAACAGTCCGTCTCGGCTAGCAGTAACACTAGCGTGACGAATGGAACTGCGACCAATCTGGCGATGTTGCCGCCCACGAAAGCGCAGAaccagcagcaacagcagacAGCCGTGGTAACGAATCAAGCAGCGAAGAGTATTTTACAAGCCACTAACATGAAGCAGCAACAgtcgcaacagcagcagcagcagcacgtATTGCCAGGCAAAACTCTCTTGGCGTCGCAAATCAAGTTGGTTAGCTCGAGTCAAATTAAATCGATACTTACGACCCACGGTCTTCAGGGACAGGCTATATTCATCAAGCAGTCCTCACCATCGAATAATCagtcgcagcagcagcagttgcaacaacagcagcagcagcaacagcagcagcaacaacaacaattaAAGGTACCTGTGCCCAAAATCCTTCCTCATCACTATATTactaggttgttcattaagttctgcggtttctttgccctaaattaaaacataaatctattgtattgggtcattaagtatgaaactttacaaatagaacataaacttttgcattttttggcacatggacatgatttattttcaatcgaagtatgcgcccatgttatctacacacttctgccattttagtggtagttggtctatgcctctactatagaagccaggagtacgggaatcgatgaagtcgcggaaggctgtttcgactgcctgttgagaattgaagaattgtcccaccaagaagttgtccaaattccggaagaagtgatagtcggtggatgatagatctggtgaatatggtggatgagggagagtttccaattccaactcccgtagctttgccacggtcagtcgtgcagtgtgcggtcgagcattatcatgcaacaggattggcattgaccgattgaccaatttcggttgtttaatagcaagttgttgcatcatttcgtccagttgcttgcaatatacttcagccgttatcgatgtaccaggtttcataaagttgtagtagataacacctgacctggaccaccaaacggtcaccataagcttcttctgtgtaacgttgggtttcgcgtgatgtctcggtggttcatcagcgttcaaccactgatgggagcgtttacgattgtcgtagagtatccacttttcatcgcaggtgacaattcgattaaaaaaagattcatttttgtgacgggaaagcaaagaaagggaagcctctagacgttgcgcctgctgcgcatcggtcaattcgtgcgggacccgtttgtccaacttctttatcttaccaattgcagctaaatgaaccaatatggtgggtatggaaacattgaatatcgatgccaattcacgtgtactttgagatggatcggactctactacggctctcaagtgatcattatccaccttcgtctttggtcttccacgtggctcattagcgaggctgaaatctccatctctgaagtctttgaaccaattgcccaccgttgctttagtagttgaaccttcaccaaatacagcgttgatattacgagctgtctccgacactgtggttccacggcggaactcatattcataaatcacacgaattttggacttttccatggttctataaaaaagaatccaccaataaaactaatgaagatatttgaacaaacaaatatgacatttgaagagcgaacatacatctatcacactaacctaacctgatactgacgtctggcgcgaAATTTGaggtaacaaatgttaaagatggcgcttttacatttgtaaagtttcatacttaatgacccaatacttacacatttattcaacctggaatgtattgtccatcttgatcgaccaccttctgccaacgttctggaagggacaaaatgccgcgtttgtagaagtcgcgcgacttctgcgcggaaaagtcctccaagtacgtttgaatatcgtccactgaattaaagcgctgcccgtcgagattgttttggagtgaccggaacagacgGTAacccgacggcgcaaggtctggggagtacggtgggtgctgcatgacttcccagccaaagcgcttcaacttcttcttggtcaccaaagcagtgtgtggtttggcgttgtcgtggtggaagacaacgcccttcctgttcgccaattccggccgcttctccgccgctgcctgcttcaatttttctaactgagcgcaatgcttcccggcgtcgatggtctgaccgcgcggaagcagctcgaagtacgggacgcctcgccaatcccaccacacactcagcatcgCTTTCTTCGGACGCAAATCCGccttggcaaccgattgtgacgactcacccggaccgcaccatgaccgcttgcgtcgaatgttgttacgtaccacccatttttcatctcccgtgaccacccgtttgagaaaggcctccagcgagttccatttcagcagggattcacagatcatgacgcggtccaaaatgttcttttcggtgagctcgtgagggacccaaacatctgcttttttcgacatcccaagccgttttaatcgctgcgcaaccgttgtatgggcgatgtcgaggcgctccgcgatctctcgcgtcgtcaggtgtcggtccgctttgattgcggccgcgatttggtcgtcgtcagtggtggatggacgaccggagcgagcagcatcggagacgttcacatctccggaacgaaagcgcgcgaaCCAACGCTGACgggtgtcagcgcttatggccgagtccccgtacacgccacatatctcacgttgtgcgtccgtcgcttttgcTCCTTTGCGGAaacaaaatagcaaaatgtgccgaaaatgcaccctttgatcctccattttcaatgaatagcgcgtacgcGCAACACGTCAAagcacaacaaagactctggcgaaatgtcgagcgttgtctaacctgccacggagtatgcggcaatccgcggttcaggcgatgcatgctatctttttcaatggacaaacgctatctatcaagaaaaccgcagaacttaacgaacaacctaatatttcCTTTTACATGAATCTTTCCATCAGCAGCAACAACttcaacagcagcagcaacagcagctcCAACAACAACGAGTGGTTGCCAGCCAACAACAGCCTATACAGCAGACTCCCGGAATGCAACGTATAATCGCGCAAATTGGGGGAAAACCGATCGCTGTGCAAATACAGCAGTCGCCTCATcatcaacagcagcagcagcagcagcagcagcaacagaaAATACTGGCAAAAGTTTTGACGAACAGCGGCGGGGGACAAATCATTTCCGTTGAGAACTTATTCGGTCAGAAAGGGTTGAAGCTGGCGACTACTGCCAGTCACGCTAATCAACTTAACAGACAGGGCAAAGTTATACAGGCTCAGTATCAGGTATAGACGCAgttttcgcgcgcgtgtggcaattatttagaaatttatctGTCGCGGATACTGATAATTACTAACGACCGCTGCATCGTTCTTCTCGCTCCTCTTGATGTAACTTGCAGGTAGTACCGCAAGCGCAAGCGTCTTCTGGCCAATCGAAGATAATAGCCGTCAGTACCCAGCATCAGCAATCTCCGCAACAGGGTCAGACCGTTCGAATGGTCACTGCCCAACTCGCCGGGAAACCCATCGTACTAGCAAGTGGTAACAAGAACGTCGGGGTCGCGGTGAGCACCAGCGGCGGAAACGTAGTGTTGGGCAAACACCCAGCCTCCCATCagtcgcagcagcagcaacagcagcagcagcaacaacagcagcagcaacaaacGCAACAACCGATCATCTTGCCGAGTCAGTTGCTCAACATCAAAACGTTACACGGACTTAAAGTAATTCCCACTCCGACTGGATTGAAAACTGCGGGTGGTGCCGTTTACGCTCGGGTTATCGCTCCTACGACGATAGCCTCGACGCAAGCTGCTGCGACGAGTCAGCAACAGACTCTTCAGACGCAACCAAGAAACACCTCTTATAGCACGCCTTGACAAGATTGATATCGCTCGCACACGTCCACCCCACGTTCGCTTAATGTCGTTTCTGCAATTATGCATACGTTGCGCGtgctttaaggggggagcctgctttagaacgttgaaaataaggtcgaattttacgaattgtttttggagaaactatacagcggatcattataaaactttgatgcatttattagtacatgtttaaagataaaaaaaattatttttttatttgaatatatcgcccgtagaggtcgtcctggaggcatcttagtgcagccggcattgtaaattggtgagcattctcccgcctccgaatttcatccaaactgaaaaattgaaatattttctcgttatttatgacttcccatcgtcgatgaacctttaatattcataaaaacgttaagttaaacaattatttttgcatgaaaaagttcaacaactttgcctaaaaatcgtacttttgtgttctaagctccaccgttttggcacttttcaacttttttcttctctctttggttcatcgacgatgggaattcgtaaataacgagaacgtatttcaatttttcagttcagacgagatttggaggcaggagaatgctcaccaatttgcaatgccggcgacgcggctgcacttagacttctccaggacgacctctacgagcgatatattcaaataaaaaaataatttttttatctttaaacatgtgctaataaatgcatcaaagttttataatgatccgctgtatagtttctccaaaaacaattcgtaaaatataccttattttcagcgttctaaagcaggctcccctcTTAAGTTACGTCTGCCGCGTCGGACGACGGCACGCACGTCGATAAAATCAGCCGAAACGATCGGAGGTTTAGACAGACGTAAACGTCGACAAAACTGACTCGTATCTCGGCTATTGGTCACGCTATTGGAAGAACGAAATCCACAGTAACATTTAGACGAGTCGAAGCGGCCCTTGAGGGAGATACGCGTCGAATCTTAAGGtggcgcacgcgcgcgcaccagGCGTCTGTCaggcaaaataaatatatcacacGACACGAAATTGTTTTTGGTGCTTgcaaatcttttttcttcccgTTTTCTTCCAACATGATGAAGCATTCGTAGCAATATAAGTTTGGATTTTAAGTattggaaataataatatataattggaAATAATTTCAAACAAAACTTCGTTAACTGTAAAAAGGCGGTTGAATTTATTGCAGAAGGGTGAATAATGACATCTCTGTTAAAGCTGCTCTGGAATACAAAACAGTGTAGCACAAAACTGCCTAGTTTGCagcgacacacacacacgcacagagaatatacagggtgttccattttatatttgtcagtaaaatatttcgatacgacgtcgtttcagagaaaaatgtttcagacaaaagttatatggcttcgagggggcaagatgatgatgaagggggacataagatgctgccactgatttgaccttgggtgcacctgtcaaggtacactttgggtaatgcaaatgccggcagtattgtaacttgtagttctcataactcgaataatatttaacgaaaaaatactttattatagtgttttgaaaagctctcgaggtaagctacaagactgtataatgagaaataaagagatccattaaaaaaaaagttaaccttcacataaaccttgacaggtgcacccaaggtcaaatcagtggcagcatcttatgtcccccttgaagtcataaaacttttgtaagaaacatttttcgatacaagatttggtttatgtgtatacttaaattataaaacagtatactttggaacgctgtaactcactgaaaaatggtccaatttcaaaaaacaaaaaaccgttgtattcgtctcattatcagctacaactttcacttagagagaaaaatcgacttccatttaaaaaaatggccgccatgatgaaatctcgaaagtggcgccatctacaattaaattgagaatatcatcatcttgccccctcgaagccatataacttttgtctgaaacatttttctctgaaacgacgtcgtatcgaaatattttactgacaaatataaaatgggacaccctgtatattctatGTACATATACTGTATATCCGTGCAGCAAGCTATATCACAGAGTGTTTAAAAACTAACCAAAACAATTACTGACTAAAAATGATAAAGTAGCTAACACCATGTACAGTATTCCGGAAACGGTTgtttatgcatatatatttatttacataatacagCACTCTTGCTGCGAGTCTGCTCCAGGTAATGGGAAAGGATTTCCCTCGGCGTCAAACTGAAACAGCGTGTTCTGTTCGCCGACGAGATCTTCCGGTGCTTGGCCGTAATTTTGCATCTCTGTCATGAGTTTCAGTACCGTTTCAAACCGATGTTTTTTCGTGTCTTCGGTGTCgtcttccttttccttctccaATTCGGTACACACCTTGCGAACGCGATACGAAATAACGTGCCAAATTCTCAAATTTTCGATTGTCTATTCTATTCTGATCAACATACATACCTGTTTCATCAACTCGGATTGCTTGGTATACCTCTGCAAGTCGGAGGGACTCAGAGTCGCCTTGTGCTCCTCTAGCCAGGCTGGATACTTATCAGATAACTCTTTCACTGGCGTATAAAGAATATCCTTTGACAGAAGTTGTTTCATCATCTCTTGCATGAACGGTAGTACATTACCAGCCTCACCATCGAGAGACGTTTGTTCAAGCATAGCAGCTAAATTTACGTCGTTCTGAAATGTATTTATCGTTGTCGTATTGATAACAGGTTCCATCATGCTAAGAAAACTATAGTTGGAAAACAGACATCGCAAGTCGCAACACTATTTACCTGTAAATTCTCGCTATTTGTAGTCAAGTCCTTCAAGACTCGCGAGATGGTCGAGTGAAACTCTGTACTCGCGTTATCCGTATCCTCCGTTACATCGCTGGCTGATCCTTGTCCAAGCTTTTGTAAAGCAGCTTCCAGTTCACTATCGCCTAACGATAAACGTTCGCAGTAATATTGGGTccttaagtatgaaactttacaaatgtaaaaacgccatctttaacatttgttatctcaaatttggcgccaaacgtcagtatcaggttaggttagtgtgatagatgtatgttcgctcttcaaatgtcatatttgtttgttcaaatatcttcattagttttattggtggattcttttttatagaaccatggaaaagtccaaaattcgtgtgatttatgaatatgagttccgccgtggaaccacagtgtcggagacagctcgtaatatcaacgctgtatttggtgaaggttcaactactaaagcaacggtgggcaattggttcaaagacttcagagatggagatttcagcctcgctaatgagccacgtggaagaccaaagacgaaggtggataatgatcacttgagagccgtagtagagtccgatccatctcaaagtacacgtgaattggcatcgatattcaatgtttccatacccaccatattggttcatttagctgcaattggtaagataaagaagttggacaaacgggtcccgcacgaattgaccgatgcgcagcaggcgcaacgtctagaggcttccctttctttgctttcccgtcacaaaaatgaatctttttttaatcgaattgtgacctgcgatgaaaagtggatactctacgacaatcgtaaacgctcccatcagtggttgaacgctgatgaaccaccgagacatcacgcgaaacccaacgttacacagaagaagcttatggtgaccgtttggtggtccaggtcaggtgttatctactacaactttatgaaacctggtacatcgataacggctgaagtatattgcaagcaactggacgaaatgatgcaacaacttgctattaaacaaccgaaattggtcaatcggtcaatgccaatcctgttgcatgataatgctcgaccgcacactgcacgactgaccgtggcaaagctacgggagttggaattggaaactctccgtcatccaccatattcaccagatctatcacccaccgactatcacttcttccggaatttggacaactagttggtgggaaaattgttcaattctcaacaggcagtcgaacagccttccgcgacttcatcgattcccgtactcctggcttctatagtagaggcatagaccaactaccactaaaatgacagaagtgtgtagataacatgggcgcatacttcgattgaaaataaatcatgtccatgtgccaaaagatgcaaaagtttatgttctatttgtaaagtttcatacttaatgacccaatatatttatgtacatcCACCGCGCGTTTAATCAGCTCACCATTTTGTAACAAGTTTTGCAGATTCTTTTCAAACTGGTCCGCCGTTTGTTTGAGAAAATCTTCCGTCCAGTTGTCCTCGGACGTTGGAAACGTAACGTGTTCATCCGCTTGCTTCTGCGGTGAATCCTGCCGAGCAGCCGCGGCGTCGCGTTTCTCGGCACTCGACACGGACACTTTGTCAAAATCCTTCAAGGCATCTAAAAGGAGGACAACGATGCACACGCACGCCGGGAAAATGTGTCAAAGTTGACGAGTTGTTACTCGGTTTGAAGCTTGCGAAAAGTGCAATGGGCAATCGTGTTCTTTTTGCATCGAACGACGGTGCCGGGGAGCAGTCGATCTACGAAACGATGATCGACGACTCCTTGCAAATCCGTAGGCAAGTTtcttatttatgtaatttgcgTAATTCACGGTTACAGATTTCTCTCGGTTACGGATTTCATCATCCGAATCTGGGTAAAACGACGAGACGGTCTACTTACTATCCAGCAGATCGTTCAATTCTTCGTCTTCCACCTGATTTTTCGTCCCTTTTTCCTTGTCATCCATACTTGCGTGTTCACGAGTGTAAAAGTCGCCGCGTATCAATCTATACGATACGAAAAGTACGAGGAACCTTACGCCGCCTTACGCGACAAGATGATCGTCCACTTCGACCGAGCGACCATAGTCCAAGTCACTTGAACGACTGACCTACGACTGACGAATGACCGAGCGAAACGAACGATGTTTTACTTGCATGTTGTATGTTTTTAGTTGCACTTTTTGCGGATCTTCGTCACGCTTGCTCACGTAACAAAACGTGCaaattaaggggatgctggagttgctagtgaactattttttcactatagcgattggtaattgcagtttcgaaaattctctttattgctttgcagaataaaaaatccttttccacaaatgaagtatagatagaaagaaagtccgctctacaggactttatactcaaaatggaaaaaagttaaaaacttgcatttgtcttttctaacttttttccattttgagtataaagtcctgtagagcggactttctttctatctatacttcatttgtggaaaaggagtttttattctgcaaagcaataaagagaattttcgaaactgcaattatcatcgctatagtgaaaaaatagttcactagcaactccagcatccccttaagtcCAAATTGGAACAGACCGCGTGCCTCGATTTGGAGATTGTGTTTATTTGGGTTCCCTCGCACAAGGGAATTTTGGGAAACGAGACGGCGGATCGTTTTGCTAGAGGCCGCTGGGGACGCTTTAGACCTTATTTTaaagttgctagtgaactattttttcactatagcgattggtaattgcagtttcgaaaattctctttattgctttgcagaataaaaaatccttttccacaaatgaagtatagatagaaagaaagtccgctctacaggactttatattcaaaatggaaaaaaagttaaaaacttgcatttgtcttttctaacttttttccattttgagtataaagtcctgtagagcggactttctttctatctatacttcatttgtggaaaaggattttttattctgcacaagcaataaagagaattttcgaaactgcaattaccatcactagagtgaaaaaatagttcactaacaactccagcatccccttaagtcCAAATTGGAACAGACCGCGTGCCTCGATTTGGAGATTGTGTTTATTTGGGTTCCCTCGCACA
Proteins encoded in this window:
- the LOC113562834 gene encoding histone-lysine N-methyltransferase SETMAR-like, whose protein sequence is MEKSKIRVIYEYEFRRGTTVSETARNINAVFGEGSTTKATVGNWFKDFRDGDFSLANEPRGRPKTKVDNDHLRAVVESDPSQSTRELASIFNVSIPTILVHLAAIGKIKKLDKRVPHELTDAQQAQRLEASLSLLSRHKNESFFNRIVTCDEKWILYDNRKRSHQWLNADEPPRHHAKPNVTQKKLMVTVWWSRSGVIYYNFMKPGTSITAEVYCKQLDEMMQQLAIKQPKLVNRSMPILLHDNARPHTARLTVAKLRELELETLPHPPYSPDLSSTDYHFFRNLDNFLVGQFFNSQQAVETAFRDFIDSRTPGFYSRGIDQLPLKWQKCVDNMGAYFD
- the LOC105287387 gene encoding peroxisomal biogenesis factor 19, translated to MDDKEKGTKNQVEDEELNDLLDNALKDFDKVSVSSAEKRDAAAARQDSPQKQADEHVTFPTSEDNWTEDFLKQTADQFEKNLQNLLQNGDSELEAALQKLGQGSASDVTEDTDNASTEFHSTISRVLKDLTTNSENLQNDVNLAAMLEQTSLDGEAGNVLPFMQEMMKQLLSKDILYTPVKELSDKYPAWLEEHKATLSPSDLQRYTKQSELMKQVCTELEKEKEDDTEDTKKHRFETVLKLMTEMQNYGQAPEDLVGEQNTLFQFDAEGNPFPLPGADSQQECCIM